The following are from one region of the Mycetohabitans rhizoxinica HKI 454 genome:
- a CDS encoding molybdopterin-dependent oxidoreductase, whose amino-acid sequence MEPRQDQNISCLGEPDRWVHSACILCSNGCGLEIAVKDGRIVGVRGKLDHPVNFGHLGPKGKHAWVANESRRRGRQPMVRRAKGAPLEPVSWDEALAFFMQKFQDAWEQGHGNLACYNSGQLTLEEFYTLGKLWRGGLQSSNIDGNTRLCTATAATGLMANFGADGPAASYVDIDEAELLCLYGHNVAEAQTVLWERMLAAKQRNQGRIIVVDPRKSPTVRQGADLHLQIRIGTNVALMNGLIHLLIRNGAVDLDFVRKHTVGFELMQSVVAEYSPQRVADICGIEITALETAAQWIGSTERHGFLPCCRGVLSGCGGDRILFLGQQCASAARCHRQARRGPLVNGGTALRHVEPGSWGGRLLPRLS is encoded by the coding sequence ATGGAGCCCCGTCAGGATCAGAATATCAGTTGTCTCGGTGAACCTGATCGGTGGGTTCATTCCGCGTGCATACTTTGTTCTAATGGCTGCGGTCTGGAAATCGCTGTCAAGGACGGGCGCATCGTGGGTGTTCGCGGCAAGCTAGATCATCCGGTGAATTTCGGGCACCTTGGCCCCAAGGGCAAGCATGCCTGGGTGGCGAACGAAAGTCGCCGACGCGGGCGGCAACCGATGGTCCGGCGTGCCAAGGGTGCGCCGCTAGAGCCGGTGAGTTGGGATGAGGCGCTGGCCTTCTTTATGCAAAAATTTCAAGATGCGTGGGAACAGGGCCACGGGAATCTCGCGTGCTACAACTCCGGACAACTGACCTTGGAGGAGTTCTATACCCTGGGTAAGCTTTGGCGAGGCGGCCTGCAGTCGTCAAACATTGATGGCAACACGCGGCTGTGCACAGCGACTGCGGCCACTGGGCTGATGGCCAATTTTGGCGCCGATGGTCCCGCTGCTTCCTACGTCGACATTGATGAGGCAGAACTCCTATGCCTCTATGGCCACAATGTTGCCGAGGCTCAGACGGTGTTGTGGGAGCGGATGCTCGCGGCAAAACAACGCAACCAGGGCCGTATCATTGTAGTGGATCCGCGCAAGAGTCCGACTGTGCGCCAGGGAGCGGACCTCCATTTACAAATCCGAATTGGCACCAACGTGGCGCTGATGAACGGGCTGATCCACCTGCTAATTCGCAACGGCGCGGTCGATCTCGATTTTGTGCGCAAGCACACGGTCGGTTTCGAGCTGATGCAGTCGGTCGTGGCCGAATATTCGCCGCAGCGCGTGGCCGACATCTGCGGTATTGAGATCACCGCGCTGGAGACGGCGGCGCAATGGATAGGCAGTACAGAGCGGCATGGTTTTCTACCGTGCTGCAGGGGGGTTTTATCAGGCTGTGGAGGCGACCGCATCCTCTTCCTTGGTCAACAGTGTGCATCTGCTGCGCGGTGCCATCGGCAAGCGCGGCGCGGGCCCCTTGTTAATGGCGGGACAGCCCTCCGCCATGTCGAACCGGGAAGCTGGGGCGGACGGCTCCTACCCCGGCTATCGTAA